TGGCAATCTCACCGAAGCCTACTATCACTTCACGCTGGAGCTGCTTTTGCACGGAGTGCGGGGGCCGTACGCCCCGAAGGCTCTCGAGCAAGCCGGAGAGGTCCTGGATCTGGTGCGCAAGGACAACAGCCATCCGAGCCGGCACGAGCTGCTCCTCGTCTCCTCCGGCCTGGGATACCTCGACGGCGATCGCGCCTCACGCGCCGTGCCCGAGCTGCAACACGCTGCCAGCATCACCCGCAGCGCCACTGGCTTGCCGCAGCTCTTGCTCGGCGAGGCGTTGCTGAAGAGCGGCCAGCTCGAACCGGCGCGCCGCGTGCTCGAGGGCGTGCTGCAGCTCGAGCCCGAGTTCGTCCCGGCGCTCACCCTGCTCGCCGAGACGCTCCGTGCCCTGGGCGACCGCGAGCAAGCCCAGCTCACCGTGGACCGGGCCCACGCACTCTTCCCTACCTTCTGGAAGTTGCAGCCGAACGCGCAGTGAAAGCGCGGATGGCTCTGCTATCCTGCCGGCATGCGCACGCCCGGCTCCCTCCCGCACTCCGGCCGGACTTCGCGGCCGCCGCTCCACTTGCCCGGAGCGACGCGACCCGGCCTCACGGAAGACCTGCTCCGCGAGGCCTCGCAACGCCTGCACGTGAGCGCGCTCGTCGGGGTGAGCCTATGGACGATCTCGTTCTTCCTGGAGACCT
This is a stretch of genomic DNA from Candidatus Krumholzibacteriia bacterium. It encodes these proteins:
- a CDS encoding tetratricopeptide repeat protein, which produces GNLTEAYYHFTLELLLHGVRGPYAPKALEQAGEVLDLVRKDNSHPSRHELLLVSSGLGYLDGDRASRAVPELQHAASITRSATGLPQLLLGEALLKSGQLEPARRVLEGVLQLEPEFVPALTLLAETLRALGDREQAQLTVDRAHALFPTFWKLQPNAQ